A portion of the Mustela erminea isolate mMusErm1 chromosome 19, mMusErm1.Pri, whole genome shotgun sequence genome contains these proteins:
- the SLC22A31 gene encoding LOW QUALITY PROTEIN: putative solute carrier family 22 member 31 (The sequence of the model RefSeq protein was modified relative to this genomic sequence to represent the inferred CDS: inserted 3 bases in 2 codons) — protein MTAGRPECESRPRSKTKVRLTPGPSRGGPLRPSAASVPTARLERGGRRRVSAVVGDTTRASPANLRRPQRPAALRGTSSPGRGSGSLLRGDPAPRRPLATGCPSVPQAKRTPERVRPEHSPRAGHRGPRGLDRQPRRRPREGPRPTARPDARRAPPQRAGAGRPASRPGPAGHALRDGPDAATRGPGVRGTPRREERSARSARGAQRAPEPRRPANAVRGPAPPARAAHLRPAEEDPGRARAAHRGGHVPAPGGRGSPAAAPSRRRQLPSAPTAPPATPPTTPLGPSAPPFGHASGHTPTGPSLRPRPRTSAPSTVSPHADAPPPRPRPCTHAPPSGHAPARGRPAGHAPRPGPRTRAPPATPFNHAPEPRPCRPRPRGPARPSAERPREAEARPLRAAGGFGRARRLLAAASWLPRVALGLARGSGPLLTALPPHHCRPDPALPPPALLDASVPRLGPARAPSPCLLLRYPGPRPAPLPPRPARTSALTGDRCCPQWDLVCEVGWKVPLGQTSRRLGWPLGSVLLGAGCDRFGRRAVFVASLVLATGLGASEALAASFPALVALRLLHGGALVGFGLALYVARLELCEPPHRLAFSVAGGLFSVLGALLLPGLALLAQDWRLLQGLSALVTGLLLLFWGFPSLFPESPRWLLATGXRKILGHFAGAGGMDPEDSLEEESPLARVTRTELDMPAAGGPQPXYHSVLELRHTCVAWRNGLILGFSSLMCGGVRASFLRSLTLREPTFYQPYFLGAGLGAGASVFLLLTGDRWGPRPVLLLGTLAMGLASLLLLAGTNLPEWTLLCFSALGLLASQAASAVSALPAAEALPTVIRGAGLGLMLGAGFLGQAAAPLADLPGRRGFFLHHVVLASFGVLALLLLLLPIPCPAGQPPAQES, from the exons ATGACAGCGGGGAGGCCCGAGTGCGAATCGCGGCCGCGGAGTAAGACAAAGGTCCGTCTGACACCGGGCCCGAGCCGGGGCGGCCCGCTTCGGCCTTCCGCGGCGTCCGTCCCCACGGCCCGGCTGGAGCGCGGAGGCCGGAGAAGAGTCTCTGCGGTCGTCGGGGACACGACGCGCGCGAGTCCTGCAAACCTCCGACGACCGCAGCGGCCCGCGGCGCTCCGGGGCACGTCCAGTCCCGGCCGCGgctccggctctctgctccgcggggaccCCGCGCCCCGCCGGCCGCTCGCCACGGGGTGTCCGTCCGTCCCACAAGCAAAGCGGACGCCGGAGCGCGTGCGGCCCGAGCACAGCCCGCGAGCTGGACACCGCGGGCCCCGCGGGCTCGACCGCCAGCCCCGGAGGCGACCGCGCGAGGGTCCCCGGCCGACAGCGAGGCCCGACGCCCGCCGGGCGCCCCCGCAACGAGCTGGAGCCGGACGCCCCGCGTCCCGGCCAGGCCCCGCCGGCCACGCGCTCCGAGACGGGCCGGACGCCGCCACCCGCGGGCCCGGGGTCCGGGGCACACCCCGCCGCGAGGAGCGCTCGGCCCGGTCCGCCCGCGGAGCCCAACGCGCCCCCGAGCCCCGGCGTCCCGCGAACGCCGTCCGcggccccgcgccgcccgcccgcgCCGCTCACCTCCGGCCTGCGGAGGAAGACCCCGGCCGGGCCCGCGCCGCGCACCGCGGCGGCCACGTTCCAGCTCCCGGCGGCCGCGGCTCCCCCGCAGCAGCGCCTTCCCGACGCCGCCAGCTCCCGAGCGCCCCGACGGCCCCGCCGGCCACGCCTCCGACCACGCCCCTGGGCCCGAGTGCCCCTCCCTTCGGCCACGCCTCCGGTCACACCCCTACCGGCCCCTCCCTTCGGCCACGCCCCCGCACGAGCGCCCCGTCGACTGTGTCCCCGCACGCGGACGCCCCGCCCCCCAGACCACGCCCCTGCACGCACGCCCCTCCTTCCGGCCACGCCCCTGCACGAGGACGCCCCGCCGGCCACGCCCCCCGACCAGGCCCGCGCACGCGCGCCCCGCCGGCCACGCCCTTCAACCACGCCCCCGA GCCCCGCCCCTGTCGCCCTAGGCCCCGGGGCCCCGCGCGGCCGAGCGCAGAGCGGCCGAGGGAGGCGGAGGCGCGGCCGCTGCGCGCAGCCGGGGGCTTCGGCCGGGCCCGGCGCCTGCTGGCCGCCGCCTCGTGGCTGCCGCGCGTGGCGCTGGGGCTGGCGCGGGGCTCGGGGCCGCTGCTCACCGCGCTGCCGCCGCACCACTGCCGGCCGGACCCCGCGCTGCCGCCCCCCGCGCTGCTGGACGCCAGCGTGCCCCGCCTGGGCCCGGCGCGCGCCCCgagcccctgcctgctgctgcGCTACCCCGGCCCGCGGCCCGCTCCCCTCCCACCGCGCCCTGCCCGCACCTCCGCG CTCACAGGTGACCGGTGTTGCCCGCAGTGGGACCTCGTGTGCGAGGTCGGCTGGAAGGTGCCCCTGGGGCAGACGAGCCGCCGCCTGGGCTGGCCGCTGGGCTCGGTCCTCCTTGGTGCAGGCTGTGACCG GTTTGGACGTCGGGCTGTGTTTGTGGCCTCCCTGGTGCTGGCCACAGGCCTGGGGGCCAGTGAGGCCCTGGCCGCCAGCTTTCCTGCCCTGGTGGCTCTGAGGCTGCTTCATGGGGGGGCCTTGGTGGGCTTTGGCCTGGCCCTGTACGTGGCTC gtctggAGCTGTGTGAACCCCCTCACCGCCTGGCATTCTCCGTGGCAGGTGGCCTCTTCTCGGTGCTGGGCGCCCTGCTGCTGCCCGGCCTGGCCCTGCTTGCACAGGACTGGCGCCTTCTGCAGGGGCTGAGCGCCCTGGTCACAGGGCTCTTGCTCCTGTTCTGGGG GTTCCCATCGCTGTTCCCGGAGTCTCCCCGCTGGCTGCTGGCCACGGG CAGGAAGATCCTGGGGCACTTTGCGGGAGCCGGGGGCATGGACCCCGAGGacagcctggaggaggagagcCCCCTGGCTAGGGTAACAC GCACCGAACTGGACATGCCGGCTGCAGGGGGCCCCCAGC AGTACCACTCCGTCCTGGAACTCCGGCACACCTGCGTCGCCTGGAGGAACGGACTCATCCTGGGCTTCAGTTC gctgATGTGCGGGGGCGTCCGGGCCAGCTTCCTGCGCAGCCTGACCCTGAGGGAGCCCACCTTCTACCAGCCCTACTTCCTGGGCGCTGGCCTGGGCGCAGGAGCCAGCGTGTTCCTGCTGCTGACGGGGGACCGCTGGGGACCACGCCCAGTCCTCTTGCTGGGGACCCTGGCCATGGGCTTGGCGTCCCTGCTGCTCCTAGCCGGGACCA accTGCCAGAATGGACCCTGCTGTGCTTCTCTGCCCTGGGCCTCCTGGCTTCCCAGGCCGCGTCTGCCGTCAGCGCTCTCCCGGCCGCAGAGGCCCTCCCCACGGTGATCAG GGGGGCCGGGCTGGGCCTCATGCTGGGGGCCGGCTTCCTGGGCCAGGCGGCCGCCCCCCTGGCCGACCTGCCGGGCCGGCGCGGCTTCTTCCTGCACCACGTGGTGCTGGCCTCCTTCGGGGTCCtggcgctgctgctgctgctgctgcccatCCCCTGCCCGGCGGGGCAGCCCCCGGCCCAGGAGAGCTGA
- the CDH15 gene encoding cadherin-15, translating into MDVALLLAVGLLAQSLGLSLGVPRQTRPSTLYPWRRAPALGRVRRAWVIPPISVSENHKRLPYPLVQIKSDKQPLGSVIYSIQGPGVDEEPQGVFSIDKFTGKVFLNAMLDREKTDRFRLRAFALDRGGATLEEPTDLEIVVVDQNDNRPVFRQEAFMARVLEGAVPGTYVTRAEATDADDPETDNAALRYSILEQGAAQVFSIDEYTGDIRTVQVGLDREVVAVYNLTLQVADMSGDGLTATASAIITLEDINDNAPGFTGDEFFMEVTEAVSGVDVGRLEVEDRDLPGSPNWAARFTILEGDPSGHFTVRTDPKTNEGVLSVVKPLDYELRDQYDLTVAVQNEAPLQAAAPRAQRGQARIHVQVRDVNEAPVFQENPLRTSLPEGALPGTPVATFSAQDPDTQQLQRLSYSKDYDPEDWLEVDGATGWVQTQRVLSPASPFLKDGWYRAIILARDDASPPCTATGTLSIEILEVNDHAPELSPPSGSVCSKPEQGSGLLLGATDEDLPPHGAPFHFQLSPRVPELTRNWSLIQVNVSHARLRLRHQVPEGLHRLSLLLRDSGQPPQQREQPLNVTVCRCAQDGVCLPGAAARHAGGAGVSLGALVIMLASVVLLLLLALPVALVTRSRRPSADKGFLHGLQEDLRDNILNYDEQGGGEEDQDAYDINQLRHPAELAALRDPLGQPPLRRDAPLSRVRPQPPRLLPTSPADIANFINDGLEAADSDPSVPPYDTALIYDYEGDGSMAGTLSSILSSLGDEDQDYSCLWAWGPRFARLADLYGPP; encoded by the exons ATGGACGTCGCGCTGCTCCTCGCCGTCGGGCTGCTGGCCCAG AGCTTGGGCCTGTCATTGGGGGTCCCTCGGCAGACGAGGCCCAGTACCCTCTACCCCTGGCGCCGGGCCCCCGCGCTGGGCCGTGTGCGAAGAGCCTGGGTCATCCCCCCCATCAGTGTGTCCGAGAACCACAAGCGCCTCCCGTACCCCCTGGTGCAG ATCAAATCGGACAAGCAGCCACTGGGCAGCGTCATCTACAGCATCCAGGGTCCTGGTGTGGACGAGGAGCCCCAGGGCGTGTTCTCCATCGACAAGTTCACGGGGAAGGTGTTCCTGAACGCCATGCTCGATCGGGAGAAGACAGACCGCTTCCGG CTGCGGGCCTTTGCTCTGGACCGGGGAGGAGCCACGCTGGAGGAGCCCACGGACCTGGAGATCGTGGTCGTGGACCAGAACGACAACCGGCCCGTCTTCCGGCAGGAGGCGTTCATGGCCCGGGTGCTGGAGGGGGCCGTCCCAG GCACCTATGTGACCAGGGCCGAGGCCACAGATGCTGACGACCCGGAAACCGACAATGCAGCCCTGCGCTACTCCATCCTAGAGCAGGGCGCTGCCCAGGTGTTCAGCATTGATGAGTACACGGGGGACATACGCACCGTGCAAGTGGGTCTGGACCGTGAG gtgGTCGCCGTGTACAATCTGACCCTGCAGGTGGCGGACATGTCTGGAGACGGCCTCACTGCCACGGCCTCGGCCATCATCACCCTCGAGGACATCAACGACAACGCTCCTGGGTTCACCGGGGACGAG TTCTTCATGGAGGTCACAGAGGCTGTCAGCGGAGTGGACGTGGGGAGGCTCGAGGTGGAGGACAGGGACCTGCCAGGCTCCCCCAACTGGGCGGCCAGGTTCACCATCCTGGAGGGCGACCCCAGCGGACACTTCACTGTCCGCACAGACCCCAAGACCAACGAGGGTGTGCTGTCCGTGGTGAAG cctctggaCTACGAGCTCCGGGACCAGTACGACCTCACTGTGGCAGTGCAGAACGAGGCCCCCCTGCAGGCGGCGGCCCCCAGGGCCCAGCGGGGCCAGGCCAGGATCCACGTGCAAGTGCGGGACGTCAACGAGGCGCCCGTGTTCCAGGAGAACCCGCTGCGGACCAGCCTGCCCGAGGGGGCGCTCCCGGGAACCCCCGTGGCCACCTTCTCTGCCCAAGACCCTGACACCCAGCAGCTGCAGAGGCTCAG CTACTCCAAGGACTACGACCCAGAGGACTGGCTGGAAGTGGACGGAGCTACGGGCTGGGTCCAGACGCAGCGAGTGCTCAGCCCCGCGTCCCCTTTCCTCAAGGACGGCTGGTACAGAGCCATTATCCTGGCTCGGGACGATG CCTCCCCACCCTGCACGGCCACTGGGACCCTGTCCATCGAGATCCTGGAGGTCAATGACCACGCCCCTGAGCTGTCCCCACCATCTGGCAGCGTGTGCAGCAAGCCAGAGCAGGGCTCTGGCCTTCTCCTGGGGGCCACAGATGAGGACCTGCCCCCCCACGGGGCCCCCTTCCACTTCCAGCTGAGTCCCCGGGTCCCCGAGCTGACCCGGAACTGGAGCCTCATCCAGGTTAATG TGAGCCACGCACGCCTGCGTCTGCGCCACCAGGTCCCAGAGGGCCTGCACcgcctcagcctgctgctccggGACTCAGGGCAGCCGCCCCAGCAGCGCGAGCAGCCCCTGAACGTGACGGTGTGCCGCTGCGCCCAGGACGGGGTCTGCCTGCCAGGGGCCGCGGCCCGGCACGCAGGGGGCGCGGGCGTCAGCCTGGGCGCCCTGGTCATCATGCTGGCCAGCGTCGTCCTGCTCCTCC TGCTTGCCCTGCCGGTGGCCCTCGTCACACGGTCCCGGCGGCCGTCTGCGGACAAGGGATTTCTGCACGGGCTGCAGGAAGACCTCCGGGACAACATTCTCAACTACGACGAACAGGGAGGCGGAGAAGAGGACCAG GACGCCTATGACATCAACCAGCTGCGCCACCCTGCAGAGCTGGCTGCCCTGCGCGACCCCCTGGGACAGCCGCCGCTGCGCCGAGATGCCCCGTTGAGCCGCGTGCGCCCCCAGCCCCCCCGCCTGCTGCCCACCAGCCCTGCCGACATCGCCAACTTCATCAATGAC GGCTTGGAGGCGGCAGACAGCGACCCCAGTGTCCCGCCCTACGACACAGCGCTCATCTATGACTACGAGGGCGACGGTTCTATGGCAGGGACGCTGAGCTCCATCCTGTCCAGCCTGGGGGACGAGGACCAAGACTACAGCTGCCTCTGGGCCTGGGGCCCCCGCTTCGCCCGGCTGGCTGACTTGTACGGACCCCCGTGA